Proteins encoded within one genomic window of Trichoderma asperellum chromosome 2, complete sequence:
- a CDS encoding uncharacterized protein (EggNog:ENOG41) — MSGSRPLRGGCQCGRNRYIIAIPEDGIKDAQVLFNTEPQHQIPLATPLAAYIRVPLSWYHSTTYAFFPDETHSMIRRVYTHPSQDYSKRHFCGFCGTPLSYWSEEPRSEAEFINLTLGSLLREDIRDLQDIGLIPEDGDEDAPSEGEAAPAATPTKRTALQQSFGVPWFDGLIEGSRLGKMRRSYGTRRSRDGQTSIEWEIVEFSENGGGETGEDDAALTHLGKRKVREH; from the exons ccatcccgGAGGACGGCATCAAGGACGCTCAGGTCCTGTTCAACACTGAGCCTCAGCATC AGATCCCTCTCGCGACACCCCTGGCAGCTTATATTCGTGTCCCGCTCTCGTGGTATCACAGCACCACCTATGCCTTCTTCCCGGATGAGACGCATTCCATGATCCGCAGGGTCTACACACACCCAAGCCAAGACTATTCCAAACGGCACTTTTGCGGCTTCTGTGGCACGCCTTTATCGTATTGGTCCGAGGAGCCGCGGAGTGAGGCTGAGTTTATCAATCTCACCCTCGGCAGTTTGCTTCGGGAAGACATTCGAGACCTGCAAGACATTGGCCTGATCCCCGAGGacggcgatgaagatgcacCGTCCGAGGGCGAGGCAGCGCCGGCGGCGACACCGACGAAAAGGACAGCTCTTCAACAGTCGTTTGGCGTTCCCTGGTTCGACGGCTTAATCGAGGGTTCTCGGCTAGGTAAGATGCGCCGGAGCTACGGCACTAGGAGATCGCGCGACGGGCAGACGAGCATCGAATGGGAAATTGTCGAGTTTTCGGAGAATGGCGGCGGAGAAACGGGCGAGGACGATGCTGCGTTGACGCACCTTGGCAAGAGGAAGGTTCGAGAGCATTGA
- a CDS encoding uncharacterized protein (CAZy:GH1~CAZy:GH5) — MLPKDFQWGFATAAYQIEGAIDKDGRGPSIWDTFCAIPGKIADGSSGVTACDSYNRTAEDIALLKSLGAKSYRFSISWSRIIPKGGRNDPVNKAGVNHYAQFVDDLLEAGITPFITLFHWDLPEELHQRYGGLLNREEFPLDFENYARIMFQSLPKVKNWITFNEPLCSAIPGYGSGTFAPGRQSTSEPWTVGHNLLVAHGRAVKAYREEFKTTSDSQIGIVLNGDFTYPWDSSDPADREAAERRLEFFTAWFADPIYLGDYPASMRRQLGDRLPTFTAEEKAFVLGSNDFYGMNHYTSNYIRHRTSPATADDTVGNVDCLFYNKQGQCIGPETQSPWLRPCATGFRDFLVWISKRYNYPRIYVTENGTSIKGENDLPKEKILEDDFRVKYYNDYIRAMVTAVTLDGVNVKGYFAWSLMDNFEWADGYVTRFGVTFVDYENGQQRFPKKSAKSLKPLFDELIAKE, encoded by the exons ATGTTGCCCAAAGACTTTCAGTGGGGTTTTGCTACGGCTGC CTATCAAATCGAAGGCGCCATCGACAAAGACGGCCGCGGTCCCAGCATCTGGGACACCTTCTGCGCCATCCCCGGCAAGATTGCTGACGGATCATCCGGTGTTACTGCCTGCGACTCGTACAACCGCACGGCCGAAGATATTGCACTTCTGAAATCCCTTGGAGCCAAATCTTATCGCTTCTCCATTTCTTGGTCTCGAATCATCCCCAAGGGCGGTCGCAACGATCCCGTCAATAAGGCCGGGGTCAACCACTATGCGCAGTTTGTCGACGACCTGCTGGAAGCGGGCATCACCCCTTTTATTACGCTTTTCCACTGGGATCTGCCAGAGGAGCTGCATCAGCGATACGGCGGCTTGTTGAACCGCGAAGAGTTCCCGCTGGACTTTGAAAACTACGCTCGCATCATGTTCCAGTCGCTTCCTAAAGTTAAGAACTGGATTACTTTCAACGAGCCTCTTTGCTCCGCCATCCCAGGCTATGGCTCTGGAACTTTTGCCCCGGGACGCCAGAGCACTTCAGAGCCATGGACGGTCGGCCACAACCTCCTGGTTGCCCACGGCCGTGCCGTAAAGGCCTATCGAGAGGAGTTCAAGACTACCAGCGATAGCCAGATCGGCATCGTCCTCAACGGCGACTTCACTTATCCCTGGGATTCGTCGGACCCAGCCGATAGGGAGGCGGCTGAGCGCCGATTGGAATTTTTCACGGCGTGGTTTGCCGACCCTATCTACCTGGGAGATTATCCTGCGTCTATGCGCAGACAGCTCGGAGATCGCCTGCCAACATTTACAGCCGAGGAGAAGGCCTTTGTCCTGGGCTCCAACGACTTCTACGGCATGAACCACTACACATCCAACTACATCCGCCACCGCACCTCGCCCGCCACCGCCGACGACACCGTGGGCAACGTCGACTGCCTGTTCTACAACAAGCAGGGCCAGTGTATCGGCCCAGAGACGCAATCCCCATGGCTGCGCCCTTGCGCGACCGGCTTCCGCGATTTCCTCGTGTGGATCAGCAAGCGATACAACTACCCCCGGATTTACGTGACGGAGAACGGCACCAGCATCAAGGGAGAGAACGACCTGCCCAAGGAGAAGATCCTGGAGGATGATTTCCGAGTCAAGTACTACAACGACTACATCCGAGCCATGGTTACGGCCGTGACGCTGGACGGTGTCAATGTGAAAGGGTATTTCGCCTGGTCGCTGATGGACAACTTTGAGTGGGCGGATGGCTACGTTACCAGATTTGGAGTGACGTTTGTTGATTATGAGAATGGGCAGCAGAGATTCCCCAAGAAGAGCGCAAAGAGCTTGAAGCCGTTGTTCGATGAGCTGATTGCtaaagagtaa
- a CDS encoding uncharacterized protein (SECRETED:SignalP(1-19)~EggNog:ENOG41~CAZy:CBM66), whose translation MKLMLALLNGLFIVPAILAAPHARTKRGEKPVGKVDPETASDCTYWEEKTDASVTCDSLQAAWSISANDFRKWNPLVKDDCSGMKIGNSYCVEVNFGLPRSTTTQPTTVPSTTSTGNGVTTPTPTQPNMVDNCNKFYFVKEDESCADIASANGINVDDFGKWNPKVGAQCTGLWAKTYACVGVLGSTGSPTDVPSTTTTTGNGVVTPTPTQPGMVDNCNKFYLVKEGDGCADIITNNGISMEDFAKWNPRVGPRCTGLWAKTYTCVGILGSQTDKPTAPPNAVKTPSPIQPDMINSCNRFHFVESGQSCQDIASRYGVTVSELTNWNPKAGSDCSRIFGQTWACVDPIRSFSFDDGTKNQWIVAEGGADTSSKALAMTSFGNKAYYDVNFNDVAFEARMTLRAGRSGNAGIMFRASDIGKGGDQYHGYYAGVNLAGDLVLGRVNNDWRELGRAKVGVSADRPFTIKALATGDQIAVYVNNVDRPALTVRDGTFRSGKVGVRTYETEAVFDDLSVSTVVFDDFERNLINWQIYDGGFDARTRELVASDVTSGKIAYQATFEDFVLEADVALTHSGDNRNAGFLFRTTDVGNGPDAYKGYYVGIDASSRVILGRAGGGWKQLDQNKVGIRVNQKYRLRVRAIGNSINVWVDGNPYIQYRDSTYKKGMAGVRVYSTGAVVDNFTIQKI comes from the exons ATGAAGCTTATGTTGGCTCTCTTGAACGGGCTTTTCATTGTCCcggccatcttggccgcTCCTCACGCCCGCACCAAGCGTGGTGAGAAGCCTGTCGGCAAGGTCGATCCCGAAACTGCCTCGGACTGCACGTACTGGGAAGAGAAGACTGATGCCTCTGTGACTTGTGATAGTCTCCAAGCGGCGTGGTCCATCTCGGCCAACGACTTTCGCAAGTGG AACCCCCTCGTTAAAGATGACTGCAGCGGCATGAAGATTGGCAACTCGTACTGCGTCGAGGTCAATTTTGGTCTTCCCAGGAGCACAACCACCCAGCCAACTACCGTGCCTAGCACTACTTCCACCGGTAATGGCGTAACCACACCTACTCCGACCCAGCCCAACATGGTTGACAACTGTAACAAGTTCTACTTTGTCAAGGAGGACGAGAGCTGCGCCGACATTGCCTCCGCCAACGGCATCAACGTCGACGACTTTGGAAAATGGAACCCCAAGGTCGGCGCCCAGTGCACCGGTCTGTGGGCGAAGACATACGCCTGCGTAGGCGTCCTTGGCTCGACCGGCAGCCCGACGGACGTGCCGTCGACCACGACGACTACCGGCAACGGGGTCGTCACCCCCACGCCTACTCAGCCTGGCATGGTCGACAACTGCAATAAGTTCTACCTTGTCAAGGAAGGCGATGGCTGCGCCGACATTATCACCAACAATGGCATCAGCATGGAGGATTTCGCCAAATGGAACCCCAGAGTTGGCCCTCGATGCACGGGGCTCTGGGCCAAGACGTATACCTGCGTCGGTATTCTTGGCTCACAAACGGACAAGCCAACTGCTCCTCCCAACGC AGTCAAGACCCCCTCCCCCATTCAGCCCGACATGATCAACTCGTGCAACAGGTTCCATTTTGTGGAATCCGGCCAGAGCTGCCAGGACATTGCTTCTCGCTACGGTGTTACCGTTTCCGAGTTGACCAACTGGAACCCCAAGGCTGGCAGCGACTGTTCTCGCATCTTTGGCCAGACTTGGGCTTGCGTTGATCCCATtcgcagcttcagcttcgaCGACGGTACCAAGAACCAGTGGATCGTGGCCGAGGGCGGCGCCGACACCTCGTCCAAGGCCCTTGCCATGACCTCCTTCGGCAACAAGGCCTACTACGACGTCAACTTCAACGACGTGGCCTTTGAGGCGCGGATGACTCTGCGCGCTGGCCGGTCTGGCAACGCCGGCATCATGTTCCGCGCCTCAGACATTGGCAAAGGCGGCGACCAGTACCATGGCTACTATGCCGGCGTCAACTTGGCCGGCGACCTGGTCCTCGGCCGCGTCAACAACGACTGGAGAGAGCTGGGCCGCGCCAAGGTCGGCGTCTCTGCCGACCGTCCCTTCACCATCAAGGCGCTGGCCACGGGTGATCAGATCGCCGTCTACGTCAACAACGTGGACCGTCCCGCGCTGACCGTTCGCGACGGGACCTTCCGCTCTGGCAAGGTTGGCGTGCGCACGTACGAGACCGAGGCAGTTTTTGACGACCTGTCTGTTTCGACGGTCGTGTTTGACGACTTTGAGCGCAACCTCATAAACTGGCAGATCTACGACGGCGGCTTCGATGCCCGCACCCGCGAGCTGGTGGCCAGCGACGTCACCAGCGGTAAGATTGCGTACCAGGCCACGTTTGAGGACTTTGTCCTCGAGGCCGACGTGGCCCTGACGCACAGCGGCGACAATAGAAACGCCGGCTTCTTGTTCCGCACCACCGATGTCGGCAACGGCCCCGACGCCTACAAGGGCTACTACGTCGGCATCGACGCCTCCAGCAGGGTCATCCTGGGCCGggccggcggcggctggaAACAACTCGACCAGAACAAGGTCGGCATCCGCGTCAACCAAAAGTATCGGCTGAGGGTGCGTGCCATCGGCAACTCCATCAACGTCTGGGTCGACGGCAACCCCTACATCCAGTACCGCGACTCGACGTACAAGAAGGGCATGGCTGGTGTTCGCGTCTACTCTACTGGCGCTGTCGTTGACAACTTTACCATTCAAAAGATTTGA
- a CDS encoding uncharacterized protein (SECRETED:SignalP(1-23)~EggNog:ENOG41), giving the protein MFMMKNLLLVLPLLGGFAPLAATVSLKSRATGFQLVTNKQLEGSKLNSNCQQLLQQTIQCDEFVANFRERGYRGSLDSPALTDSVCQATCERSLLNTRRRLAAVCASTPDLIPGYPVATLIETTLAGWDETCLKDKDTGKYCNDIIDAFEDYDSLEAMPDAQLCSYCYGAKLRIMQQSPYSAYDELFAQALETVNKRCNVKGPTDTLSPPINVNVTRPSVCTSKQTYSTRNGDTCDSIALANSVSAASLFFLNPNLLNCSSVPAGLELCLPEKCSELYKVQSKDEDCVVIGVRYGTSWAKLVKWNLALKDDCRNIYSTEPFWGRVICVSQPGGEYTDPGSPSTTPGNGDIGGEGGSGDGYANQVVPPPDGAKVAEGTTNNCGKYIQAEKGIRCPSLLAKRAMPMDLFLKINPSLGSVAECDSKIVPGLWYCLNPVHGWDQVPV; this is encoded by the exons ATGTTCATGATGAAGAATCTTTTGCTTGTATTGCCCCTCCTGGGCGGTTTCGCGCCCCTTGCTGCTACTGTTTCGCTCAAGAGCCGCGCTACCGGGTTCCAGCTCGTTACCAACAAGCAGCTAGAAGGCTCTAAACTCAACTCCAACTGCCAGCAGTTACTGCAGCAGACAATCCAGTGCGATGAATTCGTCGCCAACTTTCGCGAGAGGGGCTACCGCGGTTCTCTCGACAGCCCTGCGCTGACCGACAGCGTCTGCCAGGCCACCTGTGAGAGATCTCTGCTCAACACCAGGAGACGTCTTGCCGCCGTCTGCGCTTCAACACCTGATCTGATCCCCGGATACCCCGTCGCGACGCTTATTGAAACGACGCTTGCCGGCTGGGACGAAACCTGCCTCAAAGACAAGGACACTGGAAAGTACTGCAATG ACATTATCGATGCCTTTGAGGATTACGACAGCCTCGAAGCCATGCCTGACGCGCAGTTGTGCTCCTACTGCTACGGAGCCAAGTTACGCATAATGCAGCAGTCGCCGTACTCTGCATACGACGAGCTCTTTGCTCAGGCACTGGAAACTGTCAATAAGC GGTGCAATGTCAAAGGGCCAACCGATACTCTTTCTCCGCCCATCAACGTCAACGTCACCAGACCCAGCGTGTGCACCAGCAAGCAGACGTACAGCACACGCAACGGCGACACCTGCGACAGTATTGCTCTGGCAAACTCTGTGTCGGCGGcgtcgctcttcttcctcaaccCCAACCTGCTCAATTGCAGCAGTGTGCCTGCGGGCCTGGAGCTCTGTCTGCCGGAGAAGTGCAGCGAGCTATACAAGGTCCAGAGCAAGGATGAGGACTGCGTGGTGATTGGCGTGCGGTACGGCACGTCGTGGGCCAAGCTTGTCAAGTGGAACCTAGCTCTCAAGGATGACTGCCGGAACATTTACAGCACTGAACCCTTTTGGGGCCGAGTGATCTGCGTTAGCCAACCCGGCGGCGAGTATACCGACCCTGGCTCTCCCAGCACTACCCCTGGCAACGGGGACATTGGCGGCGAGGGAGGCTCTGGTGACGGCTACGCTAACCAAGTTGTCCCTCCGCCGGACGGGGCCAAAGTAGCCGAGGGCACGACCAACAACTGTGGCAAGTATATCCAGGCCGAGAAGGGAATCAGGTGCCCGAGCCTGCTCGCCAAGCGGGCCATGCCCATGGACCTGTTCTTGAAGATTAATCCCTCACTCGGCTCTGTCGCTGAGTGTGACAGCAAGATTGTTCCTGGCCTGTGGTACTGCCTAAACCCAGTTCACGGCTGGGACCAAGTCCCTGTCTAA
- a CDS encoding uncharacterized protein (CAZy:GH18~SECRETED:SignalP(1-20)), which translates to MKILLTFTLLLSALVQLSVQQDGECSDTKLCPEGCCSSAGHCGYGPDYCGKGCQSTCDRKSDCNPGRESNDFSKGDKCPLNVCCSKHGFCGYTEEFCKGNEVKRPSCSISDTPVDRVIGYYEGWATSNRRCNALRPEEIPYGAYTHLIFSFATINPKSFEVSPGNYETEDMMERIGTMKILQPDLKIWVAFGGWAFNDPGPTETIFSDVAASEANTETFLSSLVKLMDKFNFDGVDIDWEYPVATDRHGRDEDYENIVTFMKKLRARMDKYRRGVSMALPASYWYLQHFDIVKLEEHVNWFNLMTYDMHGAWDIDNKWTGPWANSHTNLTDIQLGLDLLWRNKISPSKVTMGMSYYARTFTLTDPGCNKPGCRVSSPGEAGKCSGTAGVLLHPEIQDIISKNNLKPVLDREAAVKTVSWGNQWTSFDDAATWRLKANKLRGQCITGFMVWAISHDDEFGTNAEALASVLGRKKPDFPNFTIRPKVEDSPDLESKTCRWTSCFEGCPSGFKEVQRDGHKEIMLDTTPCFGKGYGFSRLCCPTSAKSPTCTWRGHRNTGKCKPGCNDFELEVGSLSVGCRSGYQSACCSDTLVTSLYSKCVWTGCTSQGKDACTGNNPHFLTSSSVGSGGMKACSKGEKRSLCCVSPAPYDVAGKCEWRKKAGFLNADNEKLLCEGACSSNQLMMARESGLTIGSEGGDGCYGDLAFCCTEPEKLKPRDEDPGSSQGREFQALIRKYMENPTCPATILFPQLHDKFVRKRSLEFEAAEYNVLRARAKDCTLDTWVRLLQYATLVFSVSRAGMDPLVKVWDKEFAGNYDKQLEYNNLHAFLLKYKDYEPRSVVEWVLYNPTRAGPGIRDADAASQALCRVPGSKARSIPESTISNIDSRKIDAWGGGSGYIPALDTILTAIISGAISLHYARWQYYQSSQNGNVPGPMLEMAYWLGRQPGHENSEDISEYQDQTPRPRWPSDRWVLFHLHIDPSNRNWLISENGNTYVGVSNFRVMHGQYWMHGRNGQAWRVSHSNGIYNSRDGFSCPEELGSLWYVGSRITLPDDQPEWARLLHQWGEMIYRQGYVGNRGLRMIIEPPQGGSRTEVNPHNPGELSRGVMGTSVVGGNNPYEINFILSDEGYDFTTPPPPQDREDPDTPA; encoded by the exons ATGAAGATTCTTCTGACCTTCACATTATTGCTGAGCGCTCTTGTCCAGCTCTCCGTGCAGCAAGACGGCGAGTGCAGCGATACCAAGCTCTGTCCTGAAGGATGTTGTAGCAGCGCAGGCCATTGTGGTTATGGACCTGACTATTGCGG AAAGGGATGCCAGAGCACCTGTGATCGCAAGTCTGACTGCAACCCTGGTCGGGAGAGCAACGATTTTAGTAAAGGAGATAAATGCCCCCTTAATGTCTGTTGCAGCAAGCACGGCTTCTGTGGCTATACCGAGGAGTTTTGCAAGGGCAATGAAGTCAAGAGGCCCTCGTGCTCCATCAGTGACACTCCCGTAGACCGAGTTATTGGCTACTATGAGGGGTGGGCAACTTCCAACCGCCGCTGTAATGCCCTGCGACCAGAAGAGATTCCCTATGGCGCCTACACCCAtctcatcttcagcttcgCCACCATCAATCCCAAGTCGTTCGAGGTCTCGCCCGGCAACTACGAGACCGAGGACATGATGGAGAGAATTGGCACCATGAAGATCCTCCAGCCCGACCTCAAGATCTGGGTTGCCTTTGGCGGCTGGGCGTTCAACGACCCCGGACCAACCGAGACAATCTTTAGCGACGTGGCTGCCTCTGAGGCCAACACTGAGACGTTCCTCAGCTCGCTCGTCAAGTTGATGGATAAGTTTAACTTTGATGGCGTGGATATTGACTGGGAGTATCCTGTCGCTACCGACCGCCACGGCCGTGATGAAGACTATGAGAACATTGTCACCTTCATGAAGAAGCTCCGAGCACGCATGGATAAGTACCGCAGAGGCGTATCCATGGCCCTGCCTGCTAGCTACTGGTACCTCCAGCACTTTGACATTGTTAAGCTTGAGGAACACGTCAACTGGTTCAACCTTATGACGTATGACATGCACGGCGCCTGGGATATCGACAATAAGTGGACTGGTCCATGGGCGAACTCGCACACCAACCTAACCGATATTCAGCTTGGCTTGGATCTCCTATGGCGCAACAAAATCAGCCCCAGCAAAGTCACCATGGGAATGTCCTACTATGCGCGTACCTTCACCCTGACAGATCCCGGCTGCAACAAGCCCGGCTGCCGCGTTAGCTCACCCGGCGAGGCAGGCAAATGTTCTGGCACGGCCGGTGTGCTGCTCCACCCCGAGATTCAGgacatcatctccaagaaCAATTTGAAGCCTGTGCTTGACCGGGAAGCTGCCGTCAAGACCGTCTCATGGGGCAACCAGTGGACCTCgtttgatgatgctgcaacTTGGCGCCTCAAGGCTAACAAGCTGCGCGGCCAGTGCATCACGGGCTTCATGGTGTGGGCCATTAGCCACGATGACGAGTTCGGCACCAACGCCGAGGCTCTGGCTTCTGTTCTGGGTCGCAAAAAGCCTGACTTTCCCAACTTTACCATCCGCCCCAAGGTGGAAGACAGTCCCGATCTTGAGTCCAAGACGTGCCGTTGGACAAGCTGCTTCGAGGGCTGCCCGTCTGGATTTAAGGAGGTCCAGCGCGACGGCCACAAAGAGATTATGCTGGACACAACGCCCTGCTTTGGCAAGGGTTACGGCTTTAGTCGTCTTTGCTGCCCGACGAGCGCCAAGTCTCCCACGTGTACCTGGCGTGGCCACAGAAATACTGGCAAGTGTAAGCCCGGCTGCAACGACTTTGAACTTGAAGTCGGCTCACTGAGTGTGGGCTGCCGTTCGGGGTACCAATCAGCTTGCTGCAGCGATACCTTGGTCACGTCCCTGTACAGCAAATGCGTCTGGACCGGATGCACTAGCCAGGGCAAGGATGCTTGTACGGGCAATAACCCGCATTTCCTCACTTCCAGCAGCGTGGGCTCTGGTGGTATGAAAGCCTGCAGCAAAGGCGAGAAGAGAAGTCTCTGCTGCGTCTCCCCGGCGCCCTACGATGTTGCTGGCAAATGCGAGTGGCGAAAGAAGGCCGGGTTTCTCAACGCGGATAATGAGAAGCTCCTCTGCGAAGGTGCATGCTCGTCGAACCAGCTGATGATGGCCCGAGAGAGCGGCCTCACTATTGGTAGCGAAGGCGGCGACGGCTGCTATGGCGATCTCGCCTTCTGCTGCACGGAACCCGAAAAGTTGAAGCCTCGAGATGAAGACCCTGGCTCGTCACAGGGTCGCGAGTTCCAGGCTCTGATCCGTAAGTACATGGAGAACCCGACCTGTCCCGCTACCATTCTCTTCCCTCAACTCCATGACAAATTTGTTCGTAAGCGCTCCTTGGAGTTCGAGGCAGCCGAATACAACGTATTGCGCGCCAGAGCAAAGGATTGCACTCTAGATACCTGGGTCCGGCTGCTTCAATACGCAACGCTAGTGTTCTCGGTCAGCCGCGCTGGCATGGATCCCCTCGTTAAGGTCTGGGATAAGGAATTTGCCGGCAACTATGACAAACAGCTGGAGTACAATAACCTCCACGCATTTTTGTTGAAGTATAAAGATTATGAGCCTCGCAGTGTTGTGGAGTGGGTGCTCTACAACCCAACTCGAGCCGGACCTGGCATCAGAGATGCGGATGCCGCCAGCCAGGCACTGTGCCGAGTTCCAGGCTCCAAGGCCCGTAGCATTCCCGAGTCCACCATCTCTAATATTGACAGCAGAAAGATCGACGCGTGGGGGGGCGGGTCGGGTTATATTCCTGCCTTAGACACGATCCTAACTGCCATTATTAGCGGAGCCATCTCGCTGCATTATGCTCGCTGGCAGTATTATCAAAGCTCCCAAAACGGAAACGTCCCAGGGCCTATGCTTGAGATGGCGTACTGGCTTGGCCGCCAGCCTGGCCATGAGAACAGCGAAGACATTTCAGAATACCAAGATCAGACGCCGCGACCACGCTGGCCATCAGATCGCTGGGTTC TCTTCCACCTTCACATCGATCCATCAAACCGGAACTGGCTGATAAGTGAAAATGGAAACACGTATGTCGGCGTCAGCAACTTCCGTGTCATGCACGGCCAGTACTGGATGCATGGAAGGAACGGCCAAGCGTGGCGTGTATCTCACAGCAACGGCATATACAACTCGCGTGACGGGTTCTCCTGTCCGGAAGAGCTCGGTAGCCTCTGGTACGTTGGATCTAGAATAACGCTCCCGGACGATCAGCCTGAATGGGCAAGACTGCTTCACCAATGGGGTGAGATGATCTATCGTCAGGGGTACGTCGGCAACCGCGGCCTGAGAATGATCATTGAGCCGCCACAGGGTGGAAGCCGCACCGAAGTCAACCCTCATAACCCAGGAGAACTGTCTCGTGGAGTAATGGGTACATCGGTAGTCGGAGGAAATAACCCGTACGAAATTAACTTCATCTTGTCGGACGAAGGATACGACTTTAccactcctcctcccccgCAAGACCGTGAAGATCCAGACACTCCGGCCTGA
- a CDS encoding uncharacterized protein (EggNog:ENOG41), translated as MDGRLWMQMKDAFNDDPKARLHASVRDNDMSALRNLVPLCGTVALELNYCDPDFGSALQVAVLCDNMTAAGILLDAGANPWASNGFTEPQTSAIETAIQTGNRDMFTRMCEKTVLGDSKIPQQLHRTLLNRTTIHGQTAMVEDVLGWADGWSEAVLENALGNAVSGWHVDVVRLLLARFRYSPLCINLSLCRAADFRSDLLSHPRAECNGLDYVNQQELIGCLVGAGADPNNNAEGLNIVIAAATWADLVGALKALLDKGADPNGRGPAGETALHHLGSPVHIKKGPKRCLHETGIRLLLQHGASVTIQDEFGNTPLHYAAFGSNMHIFSLYTAGLPVDSLHNDALKSIKNNSGETLLHWAAAGKKIDILRFLLSSGADVNAANDNGWTPLMCAVAPSTATETSMPSYYKALQAARIILDHGADPLACTAEGWTPLHCLSLYLDNGDGDNNKLADLAQEFITRGIPVDARATMLAVSANSSRISLRVPNREVGIWGSRVVEHLQPNGNKPPATTKDRTPLHWAMFHGAAGLARVLLANGADVNAVDERNCLPADLINTSPLLQTHPDIRARLTRILVDATNSSVEYSQKEQQAI; from the coding sequence ATGGATGGACGCCTCTGGATGCAAATGAAGGATGCATTCAATGACGACCCAAAAGCGCGCCTGCACGCCTCCGTCCGCGACAACGACATGTCGGCGCTGCGAAACCTCGTCCCTCTGTGCGGCACTGTTGCCCTCGAGCTCAACTACTGCGACCCGGATTTTGGTTCTGCTCTTCAAGTCGCCGTGTTGTGCGATAACATGACAGCGGCAGGCATTCTTCTTGACGCCGGCGCCAACCCTTGGGCTTCCAATGGTTTCACTGAGCCGCAAACTTCGGCCATAGAAACGGCCATTCAGACAGGCAACCGCGACATGTTCACTCGTATGTGCGAAAAGACGGTCTTGGGAGACAGTAAAATTCCGCAACAGCTCCACCGTACTCTTCTAAACCGAACAACTATCCATGGTCAGACTGCCATGGTCGAGGACGTTCTGGGTTGGGCTGACGGCTGGTCGGAAGCTGTCTTGGAGAATGCCCTTGGGAACGCCGTGTCAGGATGGCACGTCGACGTGGTTCGGCTTCTTTTGGCCCGTTTCAGATACTCGCCGCTATGCATCAACTTGTCTCTCTGCCGTGCGGCCGACTTCAGGTCGGACCTGCTCAGCCATCCTCGTGCTGAGTGCAACGGCCTGGACTACGTGAACCAGCAAGAGCTCATCGGTTGCCTGGTCGGTGCAGGGGCCGACCCAAACAACAACGCTGAAGGGTTGAATATCGTCATTGCAGCGGCAACGTGGGCTGACTTGGTGGGAGCTCTCAAGGCGCTTCTCGATAAGGGGGCTGATCCCAACGGACGCGGCCCTGCTGGAGAAACCGCCCTTCACCATCTGGGGTCGCCGGTGCATATTAAAAAGGGTCCCAAGCGCTGCTTGCACGAAACTGGTATTCGCTTGTTATTACAACACGGTGCGTCCGTCACGATTCAGGATGAGTTTGGCAACACGCCGCTGCACTACGCTGCCTTTGGATCCAATATGCACATTTTCTCCCTGTATACCGCCGGCCTGCCAGTTGACAGTCTACATAACGACGCATTGAAATCAATCAAAAACAATAGCGGAGAGACGCTTCTTCACTGGGCCGCTGCGGGCAAGAAGATCGACATATTACGCTTTCTATTATCGTCAGGTGCGGACGTCAATGCTGCTAATGACAATGGCTGGACGCCATTAATGTGTGCTGTAGCCCCGTCAACCGCAACCGAGACTTCTATGCCAAGTTACTATAAAGCACTGCAGGCGGCAAGAATTATCCTGGACCATGGAGCCGATCCCCTTGCGTGCACGGCCGAGGGCTGGACACCGCTGCACTGCTTGTCGCTTTACCTAgacaatggcgatggcgataaCAACAAGTTGGCAGATCTTGCCCAGGAATTCATTACGAGGGGTATACCTGTTGATGCTCGAGCTACCATGTTGGCTGTTTCCGCAAACTCTAGTCGCATATCACTCCGTGTGCCCAATCGGGAGGTCGGCATCTGGGGCTCCCGCGTCGTTGAGCATCTCCAACCCAACGGCAACAAGCCGCCTGCGACGACCAAAGATAGAACGCCGTTACACTGGGCCATGTTTCACGGCGCTGCCGGCTTGGCGAGGGTTCTGTTGGCTAATGGAGCGGACGTGAATGCTGTTGATGAGAGGAATTGCCTGCCAGCTGATCTGATAAACACCTCGCCACTGCTCCAGACGCACCCAGATATACGCGCGAGGTTGACACGCATTTTGGTTGATGCTACAAATTCTAGCGTAGAGTACTCACAAAAGGAACAGCAGGCCATATAG